CGCTGGCACCCGTGTTTGAAAGCGGCGAGCTGGTCGAGGTGCTCACGCCGTACCACTCGCGCTTTCCGGGCTTCTACGCCTACTACTCGCACCGCGTGCACCTGCCGCTGAAGACGCGGGTGTTTCTGGATTTCCTGATGCAGCGGATTCCGGGCGTCGCCTGATTCGGCCAGATCCAGAGCGACAAACCCTCCGCATTCGCCTCTCATCTTGGGCCAGAATTTTGGCGCAAGAGGGCAATCGATTGTTTAAATAATCAATCGACAGATACAACAAGATTCAATTTTCCCTCTTGTCAGGCTCAATCCTTTGGGTCTACATTGAAGGCAATCGATTGCCTTATTGTCTTACCCAACAACCACGGAGATGACCATGACGACTGCACAGACCACCCCATCGACCGACCCACAAGCCCTGCTCGCGGCGGTTCTCAAGTCCAACGAGAAGACCGGCAACCCGCGTCTGAAGAAGATCGTGGAGATCGGTATTCGCCATCTGCACGCTTTTGCGCTGGAAGCCGACCTGACGCCCGCCGAGCTGGAATACGGCCTCGACTTTCTGGCCGCCATCGGCCAGGCCAGCGGCCCCAAGAAGCACGAAGGCATTCTGCTGGCCGACATCCTGGGGCTTGCCACGCTGGTGCAGTTGCACGATGCCCGCCACGCGCTGGCTGCTGGGGGCACCGAGCCTGCGTTGATCGGCCCGTTCTGGCGCGCCAACCAGCCAGAGCGCAAGAACGGCGAATGCATCGCCACGCCGGACACCCCCGGCCCACGCCTCACCGTGACCGGTCGCGTGCTGTCGCTGGACGGCACACCGATTGCCGGTGCCCGCGTCGAGACCTGGCAGGCATCGCCCAAGGGCCTGTACGAAAACCAGGACGAGTCGCAGCAGCGCATGAATCTGCGCGGCAAATTCGTGACCGATGCCGAAGGCAACTTCTCGTTCGAGAGCGTGCGTCCAGCGGGCTACCCGGTGCCAGCCGACGGCCCTTGCGGCGACCTGCTGCGTGCCCAGAACCGCCACATCATGCGCCCCGCCCACCTGCACTTTCTGGTGGTCGCGCCCGGCCACAAGGTGCTGGCGACCCAGTTCTTCGATGCTGAAGACCCACACGCCTACGACGACGTGGTGTTCGGTGCCGTGGGCTCGCTGTTGCGCACCTTCGAGGACGACGGCAAGGGCGGCGTGAAGCTGCACATCGATCTGCGCATGGAGCCCGGCGAGACCCGCGTGCCCAAGTGCCCGATCCCTTGATCGCCGGTCTTTCACAGCACAAGAAACAGCTCCACAGAACCAAAGCAAGAAAGACAGAACCACCATGTCCAACACATTCGCTCCACTGGACCGCCTAGACGGCCAGGTCGCGGTCATCACCGGCGGCACCGGTGCCATCGCTGCTGCCACGGCACAGCGTCTGGCGCACCTCGGTGCCCGCGTCGTGCTGCTGCACCGCGGCGGCCTGTCCAAGTCCGAAGCGCTGCTGCAATCGCTGCCGGGCTCGGGCCACGGCGCTCTGATCGCGTCGGTCACCAACAGCGCCGAACTCGCCAAGGCCGCCGAAGACGTCGTCAAGCAATACGGCGGCGCGCACATTCTGATCAACACCGCAGGCCACACCCAGCCCGTGCCTGCCGCCGATCTGAACGCGCTGACCGATGAGCTGATCGACGAGATGTTCGTCTCCAACTGGCGCGGCACGTTCGCAGCCATCCGCGCATTCGCACCGCAACTCAAGGACAGCGAAGACGGCCTGATCGTCAACGTGTCCTCGATCGCGGGCAGCACGGGTCTCGGCAGCAATCTGGCCTATGCGGCATCGAAGGCCGGCA
This genomic stretch from Diaphorobacter sp. HDW4B harbors:
- a CDS encoding dioxygenase codes for the protein MTTAQTTPSTDPQALLAAVLKSNEKTGNPRLKKIVEIGIRHLHAFALEADLTPAELEYGLDFLAAIGQASGPKKHEGILLADILGLATLVQLHDARHALAAGGTEPALIGPFWRANQPERKNGECIATPDTPGPRLTVTGRVLSLDGTPIAGARVETWQASPKGLYENQDESQQRMNLRGKFVTDAEGNFSFESVRPAGYPVPADGPCGDLLRAQNRHIMRPAHLHFLVVAPGHKVLATQFFDAEDPHAYDDVVFGAVGSLLRTFEDDGKGGVKLHIDLRMEPGETRVPKCPIP
- a CDS encoding SDR family NAD(P)-dependent oxidoreductase, with the translated sequence MSNTFAPLDRLDGQVAVITGGTGAIAAATAQRLAHLGARVVLLHRGGLSKSEALLQSLPGSGHGALIASVTNSAELAKAAEDVVKQYGGAHILINTAGHTQPVPAADLNALTDELIDEMFVSNWRGTFAAIRAFAPQLKDSEDGLIVNVSSIAGSTGLGSNLAYAASKAGIDALTKGLAKTLAPQIRVLAVSPGVVDSGFVAGRGADFNAKTGASIPLKRVGTADDVAAAIIACCTSMRYATGSIFVADGGRSL